In the Eptesicus fuscus isolate TK198812 chromosome 12, DD_ASM_mEF_20220401, whole genome shotgun sequence genome, one interval contains:
- the DIPK1C gene encoding divergent protein kinase domain 1C, with the protein MAQTAGARGRPGQCGRCGRRWRCGRRALVACVAWTVVWVLAAALLLRAHPGVLSERCTDEKSRRILAALCRDYQGGALAGDLCEDLCVAGRLRYRRCLYYERGKKVLQADWRGRPIILKSKEEAFSSFRPPGLMEDEAEDGGQGFPEAELLLLVAGEVKSALGLELAAGSLGPLWPGRRGARWRGQLASLWSLAQQEEFVLLSMLHGLSPHAPPLLGSCGHFYAVEYLAAGSPHHRALFPLDGASRGQAQAIGDMALSFLDLVRHFDNDFSHRLHLCDVKPENFAIRRDFTVVAIDVDMAFFEPKMREILEQNCTGDEDCNFFDCFSKCDLRVNKCGAQRVNSNLQVVCDKIFRHWFSSTLQSSAISFQLQRQLQEAVQECADPGGPQRAAPTMFWRLQRLLQAALRELREAEK; encoded by the exons ATGGCGCAGACTGCGGGCGCGCGGGGTCGGCCAGGGCAGTGCGGGCGGTGCGGGAGGCGCTGGAGGTGCGGGAGGCGCGCGCTGGTTGCCTGCGTTGCCTGGACCGTGGTCTGGGTGCTGGCGGCTGCGCTGCTGCTCCGCGCGCACCCCGGGGTCCTCTCTGAGCGCTGCACGGACGAGAAGAGCCGGCGCATCCTGGCCGCGCTG TGCCGGGACTACCAGGGCGGGGCGCTGGCGGGCGACCTCTGCGAGGACCTGTGCGTGGCGGGGAGGCTGCGGTACCGGCGCTGCCTGTACTACGAGAGGGGCAAGAAGGTGCTGCAGGCGGACTGGCGCGGCCGCCCCATCATCCTCAAGTCCAAGGAGGAGGCCTTCTCCAGCTTCCGGCCGCCCGGCCTGATGGAGGACGAGGCGGAGGACGGAGGCCAGGGCTTCCCGGAGGCAGAGCTGCTCctgctggtggcgggggaggtcAAGAGcgccctgggcctggagctggcgGCCGGCAGCCTGGGGCCGCTGTGGCCGGGGCGCCGGGGCGCGCGctggcggggccagctggccagcctgTGGTCGCTGGCGCAGCAGGAGGAGTTCGTGCTGCTCAGCATGCTGCACGGCCTCAGCCCGCACGCCCCGCCGCTGCTGGGCTCCTGCGGCCACTTCTACGCTGTGGAGTACCTGGCAGCGGGCAGCCCCCACCACAGGGCTCTCTTCCCCCTGGACGGGGCCTcgcggggccaggcccaggccatCGGCGACATGGCCCTCAGCTTCCTGGACCTGGTGAGACATTTCGACAACGACTTCTCCCACCGCCTCCACCTCTGCGATGTCAAGCCCGAGAACTTTGCCATCAGGAGGGACTTCACG GTCGTGGCTATCGATGTGGACATGGCTTTTTTTGAACCTAAAATGAGGGAAATTCTCGAGCAGAATTGCACGGGAGATGAAGACTGCAATTTCTTTGACTGTTTCTCAAAGTGCGATCTCAGAGTCAACAAGTGTGGCGCGCAGAGAGTCAACAGCAACCTGCAG GTCGTCTGTGACAAAATATTCCGACACTGGTTCTCCTCGACTCTCCAGAGCTCTGCCATTTCCTTCCAGCTCCAGCGGCAGTTGCAGGAGGCCGTGCAGGAGTGCGCAGACCCAGGCGGCCCCCAGAGAGCAGCCCCCACCATGTTCTGGAGGCTTCAGCGCCTCCTCCAAGCTGCACTGAGGGAACTGCGGGAAGCGGAGAAGTAG